One Lepisosteus oculatus isolate fLepOcu1 chromosome 12, fLepOcu1.hap2, whole genome shotgun sequence genomic window, AAAAGACAACATCTGTCATACGGGGTCCACGTCACATGCCTTCTGGCACTCCAATGCCATTCATTCTGAGTGTTACAGCAAGCAACAACTCGTTTTTGTAcagttttcacatactgtacagtagcagtgAAGTCAAAAGAGCTCACTTTGATATGTTAATTTCACCATGATGTCAATAGGGTGACACGGTGGCTAGCActtctgccttgcagtgctgaggTGCTATGTatttgaagtttgtatgttctccctgtgttcgtgtCGGTTCCCTCTGGGTGCTCCTTTTTCatcccatagtccaaaaacttactggtactgtaggttaatttggGTCTGGTAAAATTGACCCTaagtgtgggtgtgtgtctacagtatgtgtctgtcctgtgatggactggtgtctcgcACAGGGTATACCCTTTCTTGTGTCCATTGTTTactgggataggttccagctccACTTTGACCATGAACTGGAAACGGTCAGAAAATAGATGGGTCAGCTACTGTATCAATAGCCAgtggagaaaaaataaattaacaaggTTTCAACAGTTGACAAAATTTGCTTACCAAATACTTGTATCCAAATACACATTCTAAGGATTCCAAAGCTTGAAAGAATCATACAATGCTTTtagaagaaattgttttatttcaggcTTTGCAAATAATAATTTGGAGTGAATCTCAAGTCCTGTTCATTGAAGACTTACAGTATTAGGCTTATTACTAGAAATAAACCACAGTCCTTTCTAATGGCTTTTGCAGAGCTTGAGAATGGGCTTTTGCTAGATGAGTCTTTGCTAGATGAGTTTGTCAGACACACACTAAGATGGGAAAAAAAGGTGAtgcactttattttatttttttctcattaataGTTTTTCATCATATtaagcttttgttttcatttgtgatTTTAGTGTTTTCACTACATATACCTTAAACAGGTTGAGACTTGACAAACATCaaacattttaactttaattaaTCACACattggtatacagtatgcagtggaaacaagaaattaaatactcaaaatattttaaaaaggaagttATAATTTTTCACCAAAAATACCTATGTTTGATACTAAAAGTGACTTTGAAAAATAAGTAATAAAACTATTTAGATACAttctaaaaagaaacaaattccAGCAATATGCAAAACTGTGATGTTTCATACTTGAGTACCATGTTTCAGATCTGTATAGGCTTTCACCTCAGTTACTTTTTCTCAGTCCTACAGAGACgtctttcaaaaataaatagtaaCGAGGTGAAGTATCAGTTGTTCACAAAATAACTTGGCTTATTCCTACTGCCCAATAAGTGCAGGTGTTAAAAAACGTTAATAAACCTGCAAGACACAAGTGAATGATCAGCTGGTGGAAGCCCCTGTTGTTATCAGTCTATAGTATGCTGATTTCTTGTCCATGAGTTCTTCATGTGTCCCCTTCTCAACGATAACACCATGAGACATAACGGCTATGATGTCAGCGTTCTGGATTGTAGACAGGCGGTGGGCGATGACGATGCAAGTACGTCCCTGCCGAGCTTCATCCAGTGCTGTCTGGACAATCtgaattcattttgtttttcaaaaaagacATGCTTTGAGTGAatatttgggaaaaaaagaaatgcacaaGCCTGAACTGACAAGCATGGAATGTCTTAAGTAAGAAGGTCAGCAGTTATTTATTCGTGTAGGgtcaaaatacatttgaatgaattcattttaatttagaaatgttaACGATTCTTTTTTGGTTTGCGGAAATGCACCTTCAAAAGAACAGAATTTAAAAAGATGTGGAAATTGAACCATTTCTGTACCTTTTCACTTTCTGTGTCTAATGCAGATGTGGCTTCATCCAGTAAAAGGACTCTTGGGTTCCTGATGATGGCTCGTGCCAGAGCTATTTTCTGCTTCTGTCCCCGAGACAGCTGGGAACCCTGAGCACCCACTTGTGTTTCATATTTCTGAggaaacaatatatatatatgcttatATAAACATGTATTTGAAGTTACTGTGTGTCTGGAAAACAGGTATTTAGTAGCTATTTTAGGTTAAAAAAATTACAGGGATTAAATTTCTAAATGAATCTCATAAATGAGCACACACCTGAATCTCAATCTGtctctgatttttattttaaataacatttcttattttcttcagGCACAAGTGATAAAACGGCAATAAAAATAGAACTTACATCAGGCAGTGTCATTACAAAATCATGAAGATAAGCTTTCCTGGCAGCAGTGATTACTTCTTCCATGCTAATTTCCCGCGTGTTGTCcccatatttaatattttctgcaATACTATAATGAAACAGCACAGGCTCTTGGGAAACTATGCCAATTTGAGATCTCAGAAATGACACATTTACATTTGGTGATATATGTCCATCTATTAGCTGTAAAGGAAAAGAAATGATTAagcatgtatacagtacataatggtTGCCTTACATGTTCTCATTAGACCAAAAGACTGGAACAGCTTCTATATGGCAAAACATTTCTTACCCACAATTCTCCTCTCATCTCCCTCTAAGTAAATCCGATGAAATGCCATcattgtatatatttaaaaatcccaATTTGCAATGAGACAAGCTTATTTTGTTTAGGTGTAGTTTGCTTCAGCTTTACCTTCTGAGTGAAGCTGAGGTTCAGAAGATAAGTTGAAAAAGATTAGACGACTTACAACTTTGCCATCTTCTGGGTCATAGAAACGTTCCAGTAGTTGAATACTTGTGCTTTTGCCACATCCACTGCTCCCAACAAGTGCCAGTGTCTGTCCTGGTTTAACAGACACTGAAAGACCTTTTAGCACTTGAATATCAGGACGGGTTGGATAAGTGAACTTGCAGTTGTAGAATTCTAGCTCTCCTCTGAAGTTATCCTGTGAAATGAAtgcaacacatttaaaaaatctgatgGGAATAAATCATAAAGGGATTCTTTTCTTTAATGTGCTCGTTTAGTCATAGTTTCATTTAGGTAAGAAGTCTCGTTACTTATAGTTGTCTGCTTCATTGATGAGGAAAGATTAAAACTGACGTCTAATTATTTTTCTGATCATGATGAGCTATACTCATAGCTCCAACTGAAAATAGCACTACAGTAGGTAGGCCAGGTGTGTACCCAAATAGCACAATATCTATTTTTCTCTTAGTTTGATATAGTTAAAGATTTAAGTCCAGATTGACCTTCATACTAACAAGGATCTGTATGACCCAATCTGTGGGAGGGGAGGGTATTTTTAACCCTGTCTCTGTAAATCGAATAATTAAGGACACATTCATATTTgcggttttgtttattttgtttggaaCATTGGTACGTTTacgataaaataaaaatgctagtGAATGTTTCTGGAGTAACCCAATATCTATATTTGAATAATGGCCCATGACTCATTTTTATGCAGTACCCTTATGCATCCCGCATTGTGCactaaagtaataataatatacaaatatttgAAGGTTCTTcgcctgatgtacagtacagtaaatcagCTTCAGGATTCAAACAGTGTGTTCAGGATTACTTTTTAACATTAATCCAAgaccacaaaataaaacaatatcctCCCTGTAAGTATTTGTGTAAAATTACAGGAAGAGGGTTATGGTAAACCTTCAAATTGTATAGCTTATCTGCGAGTTTTGTAGTTCTTCCAATATGTTATTTGTTTTGTGACATCTCACAAAGAATGTTCAGTCCCATTCTGCCAAAAATGTGTATTGTGTTTGTTTATTTGTATAGAATTACACATTATACAAAATATGtctttattcacattttatGTGAATTTGACTCAGAATTACAACATGTTGTCATTCTTTCCCATGGGCATATAGATATAATTCCACTTTTGCAAGTTTAATCTAAGATGGTACAGTGCTGGTAGCATTTTGACTAACAGATCCATGCAAAATGAAGAAAGACGCACAAGGAATGTCTCACCCATTTTTCTCCAACCCATTTTTCTCCAACATCATGGCTTGTCTTTATTCTTGGGACTCGGTCAAAAAGTTTAAAGAGCTGTGCTGCTGCAGTTTTAGCCTTAGCATAGTCTGGAGTGAAGGAGGACACGTCACTAAGAGCAGTTCCACTGAGCATTACTGTTATAATAACCCTATAGggataacaacaaaaaaagttgaaaaaacttttctattttaaacacaaaatgaattttTATGAGTAAATACGATtaacaaataacatttaatatcCATTAATTTTATACATGTGGATGTTCATATCTGAACAGCTCTCTGTGTTGGCAATCATCAGCgtgaataatataatataattatagagtacaatgtaaatataatgcttagttatattttaaacattatattCCATGATGGTTCTTGGAGTAGAAAGCTCTATGAACCATAGCAGCCTCAAACCAAATATTTCTTAAGCTGCTGTTCATTCACTACGAGtcagaattcctaataaaagaaattgtatatagccAATAAAGTCAACTATAATTATCATACAAGTAATACAATAATGAAATCCTGTAAAAGAATATGTTATTTATTACATATTCTTCCTGTGACCACATCACCAATCAGCTTTGTAGAATATTTCTTCTTATTACATTGGAAAGATAACATATCTGGAACTGTTAAAAATTACTGTTTTTTCACTCCCTCACTCCCCACTTAGCAGATCAAGCAAACAGGTGAAAtagttttggatttttttttcaattaaattacaGGTGGAACCTTAAGAAGTCTAGATTAGAGTTTCACCAAGTTACCTGAATAAGCACCCTTACTCTTTCAAAAAGCGTAATAGGGTCTGTAATGTCCAGATAGTCTGGTACTTAGACTAACATGTCATCCAAATAACAGGAGCTACAGTACAATGTTCCCCAGTCACTAAATCAAAGCAtttcgttttttaaaaaattctggtccagagggaacagtgccacctgctggatgACCAATATTGCCTGCAGTAGCAATCTGGCCCtccttggaggtctcccatcccagccTTGCTTCCCTGCTGTGATCTGACAAGACCAGGTTACACGGTGGCAGTGCAGCAGAAGAGCAACACATCTAAAGCAGTTCGTAAGGACATTCCCTCTGTCCATGCTTTTCAATGttgtaacagacaaaaaaaaggataaaaactACATGTAACATACCTGAAAACTACTATGTAATGCAAACCACCGCTCACGAGAAAGCCACCATATCTAAAAGATGCAGCATTCGACATGAATACTATGGATTGTGTAAATGCAAAGCAAATCCCATAGACAATGGCTTTCTTTTTTGCAACTCGAAACGGGGCTTCAAGCAGCTTCTCGTACAATTTCACAACATTGCTCTCCATACCCAGCCCAGCAATAGTCCTTATGCTGCTTAGTGCTTCACCTGAAACCTGTCAAATAGAGACAATCAATGACATTTCATACTGAGACAAAATGAAAGAGGGAAAATATGCTAAGCCCATGGGAATCTTGCAGCTCTTTTTAAGATAAGCGTGCTTACCTGGCCGGCAGCCTCTAGCGCTTTTCTATCCtcctttgcaaaacgtgttaaCATTTTTACCTGGAAAGTTCCAGACAGCCCAATCAATGTCAAAAAGCAAATCACTACCAAGCTTAATTTCCAGCTGAAGTAGAATGCAATCATAATTGATACTCCTATATTGGTTAAGGCATTAACCATCATTCCAATCTGTGTTCCAGTAGCCTGCAAAAGAAATGAAACTTCTGTTCATATGATTGCAAAGAACAAGagactgatatactgtacgtcCTCTAGGACAATTAATTACTTTCCCATTAACTAGTGATAACTAGTGATTATGGGTGCACATGCTGTGTTGATCAATGGGTTTCCTTAACCAACCAAATGTGAAATCCTTTATACTTATAACAACGAaaagggattaaaaacaaaagttcatATTTTTTCAGCCTAACCCAGAGCTTATCTCTATTTTAACTTATCTCTATTTTAGTGGTGATATGAAtgttgaaaaaacacaaaacaccttCTGGATGGTACACTTTTCTATTGTGGGTAAAttaatttacatacagtagctgggtTGACAGAAATAATAAGTTTGCACAGGTTTCCTCAAGGACACAACAACAGTATCCCTCTATGCAGTGCTGGTAATTGGGACGGGAACTTAGCTCCTCTCGTTGCTTATTACAGTAAAACAAATTACTGACTTTGGCAAATTGACAAATGCATCACACACACCCCTTGAACCATTGAAGCATCTGATGCAAGCCTTGTAGTAAGAGTTCCTGGGCTGTTCCTGGGATCATCAAACCAGCCAATCTCCTGTCTTAGCATAGCCTGGAATCCCACCTTGCGTAGCCTCCGGGTCAGCAGCTCACCCGATTTACCAAAAGCATATCCCTTCAGTGGGAGGAATGAGAAAGCAAGCAAAACAATTAATTGAGGCCGGAAAATACTCGGGTAGAATTATTTGCTTCTAAAGTCAAGAGTGTGTCATTAACATAGGAACTGAATGTCATAGACAAAGACGTACCTGTAAGAACTGTGAGAAGAAACTTAGAACACCAACAAAGACAAAAAGCAGGCTAATTCCATTAACCTGCTCCCTTTGCTCATCCAGGTCTGGTCTGGCAAATGTCTACAGGGCAAgtagattttgttttcagaagacAGCCAAACCAAGAAAAGGGGAATAAGAGGACGTGTGGCTCATGTTGCTTACCCCAAGAATCTGAGTCATCAAAACTGCATAAAGTGGGTTCACACAACCGTTCAGAGCAGCTGTAAAAGCACCCAACAGCATGTAGGGCCATTCGGGTTTGTTGTACTTCAGAATCCGACTCACTGGTATTGGTTCTGTCTCCTGTCACATAGAAATGAGCAACAGGTACAGGGAGCTGTGTTTTCATTTGCTCAGAAGACATATACCTTTCTTGGAAGTACCGTATGTACTTCAGACTGAAGACTGAATGTAATGATGGAGCCTTTAGACTCTTTAGACCTTTAGACTCTTCAAAAGTTGCATAAGGATGCTTTAGTTTTTCCTGAGCACATAACAATTTTCCTGAGTTTCAGTTTTGCCACATGACTGCATCACTACCATTTGACTGTCTTCTTCTGAATGAAAAATGGTATTCAATACCGGAACAGAAATGATTTTATACCAAAATGTAGATGTATATCaggacaattttttttttctttagacatCACAGATATTATGATACATCACAGTAGATGCGTCTGTAGCTTACTGTAACATATTAGTGAGCTGGCTGTCTGTcgcaaaaatgaaattgttttttattacttaaTTCTGTTGTTCAGTTCTGAAGAGTAAGGCAAGAAGAGTTCTGAGAAGACTTAAACATTTAATCAACGATATTTGCTTTGATTTATAATAAAGGCAAagtgttttttgtaaaatatcaaagaaaagaaaattctgTCACATACCCCTTGCATTTCCTGACTCTCCTTTCCGCTACAGTACTCCCCCGACACAGTGATATCCATATTTCCGGATACAGCATTGGGAATCACATTGGTCAGTGAGTGACATCGGAGACGTagtgattttcttttaaaaaaagtatgcaaaaaacagaatacaatTATTACTGTTTTCACCAGCAATCACAATTTTAGGAGTgggctgttgtaatacagtatgtcacagtatatagaattcaaattaaacaaacaTATTTCCCTCAGGAAATAAAAAGGCTTGGTTTGAACAGGAAAATGTTCTTCAATCTGGACagggcatttttattttaaacttcctGCATTGTTTATTTCATACATTAACAGGTAATTTTTCACAAAAATGTGAGTTGTGATACACCTGCTCCACAGCACAATCACCATATTCATACTGCACATGTAACTTTTCATTAATGCCCTGTCTGATATTTATTCGATCCTTTCTTATGGTAAACACTCAGGCGACTTACCTTCTAGAAGATTCATAACTTGCTTTACGAAGACTTCTACCATTTTCAGCAAGTGGTTCATTTACACTTTCCTGTTTgagaactgaaaaacaaaaataaatattttaggaaGTTTCTGTTAGTGTCTAATATAAAGAAATGATttctaattaaatatataaagtgATAACGTACTTTTATTTGACAGATTGTTAAagtttttgttctgcaaggacACCAAGGTGTAATAAATGCCTTTCTTTGCTAACAGTTCACTGTGGGTGCCTCTCCCCACAGCCCTTCCATGCTCGAATTCATAGATCACATCTGCATTTCTGATGGCTGATAGGCGGTGGGATATGGTGATAGTTGTTCTGCCCATCCGTGCCtgaaacaatacaattacatttaaaaaaaacacctggatCATGCACATAGgcaatgaaaaagtaaaaacactaataaaaaaacatttcatgaaaTTGTGGTTCTGATAGGAATTTCTAAAGACCCAATAAAGAATTTCCCACATATTTTATATGCTACTTAAATGTGAACACAGGAAAAAGGACTgacttagaaaataaaatgcctgTTCATTGGGTTTGTAAACAAATGGCACTATGTAAATTTGGGAGGAGGTCAAAATTCAAATGTCACACTTCTGCTcctatatatattaaatactcCCTGGTTTCACACAACTCTGTGCTAATATCTTCTAGCACCACGCATCCTCCATCACAACCTCACTGTTGTAGCggcctccctggttcattcctctaAAGTGATGGAGGATGTGATAGCACTGATCTTCAGCCAGTGCTGTCATTTTCTCAGCCAGGCACTTTAATGCCAAAGTGATAAGTACACTATCCTTTCATACTCATTTCACTACAATTCCAGATGGGTTGAGCATGTTGGCAATGATACGTTTGCATCAAACTGTATTATCAAGCTGTGTCTTACATGTCTATTTCAAATCACTACACCATCCCTTCCTGAAATGTTCCTCccaataattttacattttattgtttcaaaTACAACTAAGTATTAATTTAAAAGCTAACTAAATCAAGCCTGTTGCTCCTgaagaatgaatgaatgaatgacctTGTCTAGTGCTTCTTGAACCGCTGCCTCACTCTCGTTGTCGAGCGCAGAGGTGGCCATGTCCAGCAGCAGGATTCTGGGATTCTTCACAAGAGCTCGAGCGATGGCGATTCTCTGCTTCTGGCCCCCACTCATctgtcctcctccctcccccaccAGGGTGTCAAATTTCTGGGTCATAGAAGTCATTTACAATAAGAATTGATGTTGTATATGTAAGTCTCATTTCTCTGACTCAACAGCATTTATTCTAATATGCCACAGGTGAACTGGAGGCAGAGGAGTGCTGTACtctatgtttttttctgaattgtgCAGTAGCATTGTGTTTAATAGCAAAACGTACACCGCTGCAGAATAATACTGAACATGAttaaatataattgtttttGAGAATTAGAAATATGTGTAGGGTATTTTTGTTAGTCTAAAACAGCGGTCAGCATagctgtcttgcagcactggaagAGGGGGAGAGGCTCCTgagctggggtgctatctgggtggagcttgtatgttagtatgttctccccatcttTGTGtggcaaagacatactggtttattaattggcttctgggaacatagtctgtctgccctgaggtgggctggtgtcccatccaggttgtaCCCTGATTTACCTGTGCTTGCTGGGGCCCCCGTgaacctgaattggaagaaggggTTAAAAATGGCTGAATGGATAAAACAGCTTTAAAATTCCAACTTGAAGGGAATGCCAAATACCAATAGACTAAACCAGTTCTCTTTTTGTTACTTCCAAGGACCGATGTAATCTTTCTGCGTTGATAACTCACCTGTGGTAGATCCATAATAAAATCATAGGCGTTGGCCTCCTTGGCTGCTCTCACAATGTCTTCCATTGACGCATCTTCCCTCCCGTAGCGAATATTCTCAGCAATGGTGGTGGCAAACAGGACGGGCTCTTGTTCCACTATGCCAATCAGAGAGCGCAGCCACTGGATATTCAGGCTACGTATGTCATGGCCATCCAGAGTCACCTGAATGAGAGCAATTCCTTTTGGGTTATCACAGGGCTCTTGGATTCTTTTCTACTTTGAATTTCATGCATTTGTCAGCCTTCAAGATGAGAAAGAAGAATGTGTTTTGATTAAGGCATGCATGCAGTGTGAAGGTGGACTAGTTGGCGTTGCTGCCTTAGaatgctggggtcctgggttcaattcctagacctggggtgctatctgtgtagagtttgtttgtgcaggtgggtttcttccaggtgctcttatttcttttcacagtccaaagcatactggtaggttaattggtttctaggAAAGTTAGCCCTAGGTGAAagtatgtgtgccctgtgatggactggcatcccgtttagtgtgtaccctgccttgtgcctgtggctTGCTGGTGTAGgccctggctcccctgtgactctgaattggaagaagcaattAGAAAGTGAACTGTTGATCAAGTCCATTTGCAGATTCAAATATAATCCACACCTTTTTATCTCCTTTAACTTAAACAAGTAACAATTCATAACAATTCATAACATAACAATTCTAGAATTGCCTTGCAtcacatcagtttttttctgGGCTACTGATTTAGTACCATTCCTTTACTGGGGTTGTAGAATCTCTGGATGAGCTGAACCATTGTGCTTTTTCCCGCTCCACTTGGGCCCACACATGCAGTAGTTTCTCCATTTTTAACCAGTATGCTTAACTGATCTAAAATCTGAGCAGGaacagaagaaacaaaatgtcagtATTCTGTCAGGGTGTCAGTAAAGTACCTAATCAAAAAATCGAGAACTGCATAACATTCAAAgggttattttaaaaggaaatggaTATCcgaattttacaaataaaaaggagtaataaatgcaaaataaacaccTTTGCTTCTGGTCTAGATGGGTAGTGGAATGTGACTTTATGAAATTGAATGTCACCTTTCACTTTGTCTAATTTGTGCCCTTCTTCTGAGAAACAATCAATCTTCGGTCTCTAGGGGTATAGAAAGGAAAGGCAATGAGAATAAAGACATCAGTTCCagaatttacaaaaaaaggaGATGTACTACATTCTTCTTACCCTGTCAATTGTGTCAAAGATCAGTTTTGCAGCTCCCTGTCCAGCAGCAAAGGCCTCTAAGCATGTTGACGCCTGCCCCATGTTTATCGCTCCGACCATAACACAGAAGAACACCTGGGCATGAGAATTAAGGGGAAAGGTAATTTCTTTGCAATTTTTGAATAACTTATAAAACAAACTACAGAGCACATTTAAACTCGTCAAAGCAAGTTCACCCTCTTATGGATGAAAAGCAAATTGCAGATTAAATGTCAAGCAGGCTCTTTAGCTTTACTTCAGTTCTTCACTGTAATGTAATGCTAAATATATATTAGTAAGAATAATAATTTATGTATAAAACAGTATAGCAGTACAATGCTGAGCTTACAATAGTACAAACGTTTAGGGTATTTTATACCTGAATGAGTCCTCCTGGAGAGAGCTCTCTGGCGTCAATAACAAGTTTTGATCCATACCAAAATGCCAGTGCATAGCAGAAGAAGATAATGCACCACAAATAACCTTGAAATACACCTATAATTGCATTTTTCTTCACACCCCAGTTCTGTGCCTTAATCAGGTTCCTGTCATACCTGTTAAAACACATAAGATCAGAAAGCCAGTCAATGAAAGAAGGCCGTTCAATCAATCCATCATACTCAAGCAGTTGTATTTAAACACCCTTGTCCAACATCTCCCACGCTGACAGGAACAATTTAGAATAGCTCATCAAACCTGTCCAGCATGCCTTTTTAGAGTAAACTGCAGTATCTAGCAGAAACCCACACAGATCCCGGGAAGaccacgcagactccacacagacagatgccATAAGATGGAATTGGACACAGGACACTGCTGCTGTGAATCAGTGGCGCTGAACACCCCCTCTTCTTGAAACTGCACGTccaaatgtatataaaatactaAGAAACACTAGAATATTGTACCTGTTCTTTTTTGGCActggttttaaatacattggttTAAGGTTTCATGCTTTGTCTCTAAACAAAGGGCTCCAAGGAGGGGAATGAAGCCGATAGCACATGGAAGAGAAGGACATTAAAGGCAAGGTTTCATGTACTCCAAACAAAAGCCCAGTCAATATGTCCCCGTGCCACTCAATATAGGTCGTGTCGAAAATGTGAAGAACCCCACCTCTCCACTTCTTTCTCCTCGCCCCCGAACGCTGCCACTGTTCTCACAGAAGACAGCACTTCTTCAGCTACTGCTCCAGCTTTGGCATAGGCCTGTAGCTCACGACCAATTAGCCTGCCAGTAACCTACACCACAGATCACCAGAATTAATTCACAGACACTCACagtaatgaaaaagaaatgtttgttcatAGGAAAAGCTAGTTTGGCCTTTGTTATCCTGTTAGACACAGACATGGCTTGTGTTTATTTCACATCCTGAAAGAGTCTTGGGATCCACAGCTTTAGTTCAGGATGAAagtaaaagtaaatgaaaacattgaATAAAACCTAATATTCTCATGCTGGTACTATTAATTAATAGACCATGCATGTTCACAACACTGTTTATAAACCCAAAACATTAAGCATCAAAAGGTGCACCtttcacagaaaacaaatatgaaagAATGTTTTACCGACAGACATGGTAATGAAAAGGAATATCACGATTTAATGTCAGGAAATAATGGCACACTCTTTAAAGAGCTATTATTAATTTAGGCAGTATTAAAGTGGTCTGAGTTTGACATAGATCAATaaatcaaaaatccaaagtttcacttgctaagctacAGCAGATGAACTAACCAGCGGAGTGAACTATTTTTATTGTAGTTGATTGATTAGCTTCGTGAATAATTACTccagctttattgaaagaaagcaaaaatgaaCTGATCATTACATGACAAGCATAAAGGCTTAAAAAAGGCCAAGTAAAATTCTCATATcctaaaatgtattcatttccattttaaaaatccacTGAGAGGTGAGTTATTCTATATTTTAGAAGCCTGGCAAAGTGTGCAAATTTCACCAGCTCTGTCACTATTATCATATCAGCAACAAACAATGATGTACAGGAAAAAGTCTGTAAAGTcaggaattaaaaataattacagttcTGTCTGATAGAGGAAAcacaggcatacagtatatccataagAACAGACCTGCAAAGTATGTTTGTATACTgatacaaaaatgtataaaaaactggtgtgtatacagtgtggaTATAATTCATTTCAAAACAGGCTTACCACTGCCATCAGTCCACCTCCCAAACCAATTAGAGGGCAGACTGCTATGATAACCAGGGTCAGTTTCCAGCTACTGATCAAACCCACCATGAACCCAAAGATAAAGGTGGAGATTCTCTCAATGAAGAAGGACACCTGATCAGCAATAGCAATGTTGATTTTATTGAtgtcactgaaaaaaataaatacattgtgaaCAGGATGAACTTTTTTCAGTCAATTAATACACAATTAGGTTTCCTTTATTGCTAcctttcttcctgtttttatattattgttgtatttATACAGTCTGTTTAGGTACCATGTCTGTCATGACATGATGTGTTCACTATTGCAAATAGTACCATATTCTCTGTTTTTCctgaaaaaacaataaacaaataaaaaaaaacacaaaaagaatatacaataatacaaagCACATGGTGGTTATTTTTGCTAGGGAT contains:
- the LOC102691751 gene encoding bile salt export pump-like — encoded protein: MDRENEKLLRLEKNGKKGTGIGLFQMFRYAACTDIIMMFIGGLCALMHGAATPVMLVVYGSMINTFVAYELEIQELNAPNKTCTNSTITWTNGSIYEVELNTTVTCGIDIEAEMATFALYYVAFGFAVFFLSYFQIAFWVTAAARQIQCIRKAYFQKIMRMEMGWFDCNSVGELNTRISDDINKINIAIADQVSFFIERISTFIFGFMVGLISSWKLTLVIIAVCPLIGLGGGLMAVVTGRLIGRELQAYAKAGAVAEEVLSSVRTVAAFGGEEKEVERYDRNLIKAQNWGVKKNAIIGVFQGYLWCIIFFCYALAFWYGSKLVIDARELSPGGLIQVFFCVMVGAINMGQASTCLEAFAAGQGAAKLIFDTIDRRPKIDCFSEEGHKLDKVKGDIQFHKVTFHYPSRPEAKILDQLSILVKNGETTACVGPSGAGKSTMVQLIQRFYNPSKGMVTLDGHDIRSLNIQWLRSLIGIVEQEPVLFATTIAENIRYGREDASMEDIVRAAKEANAYDFIMDLPQKFDTLVGEGGGQMSGGQKQRIAIARALVKNPRILLLDMATSALDNESEAAVQEALDKARMGRTTITISHRLSAIRNADVIYEFEHGRAVGRGTHSELLAKKGIYYTLVSLQNKNFNNLSNKILKQESVNEPLAENGRSLRKASYESSRRKSLRLRCHSLTNVIPNAVSGNMDITVSGEYCSGKESQEMQGETEPIPVSRILKYNKPEWPYMLLGAFTAALNGCVNPLYAVLMTQILGTFARPDLDEQREQVNGISLLFVFVGVLSFFSQFLQGYAFGKSGELLTRRLRKVGFQAMLRQEIGWFDDPRNSPGTLTTRLASDASMVQGATGTQIGMMVNALTNIGVSIMIAFYFSWKLSLVVICFLTLIGLSGTFQVKMLTRFAKEDRKALEAAGQVSGEALSSIRTIAGLGMESNVVKLYEKLLEAPFRVAKKKAIVYGICFAFTQSIVFMSNAASFRYGGFLVSGGLHYIVVFRVIITVMLSGTALSDVSSFTPDYAKAKTAAAQLFKLFDRVPRIKTSHDVGEKWVGEKWDNFRGELEFYNCKFTYPTRPDIQVLKGLSVSVKPGQTLALVGSSGCGKSTSIQLLERFYDPEDGKVLIDGHISPNVNVSFLRSQIGIVSQEPVLFHYSIAENIKYGDNTREISMEEVITAARKAYLHDFVMTLPDKYETQVGAQGSQLSRGQKQKIALARAIIRNPRVLLLDEATSALDTESEKIVQTALDEARQGRTCIVIAHRLSTIQNADIIAVMSHGVIVEKGTHEELMDKKSAYYRLITTGASTS